In one window of Cytophagaceae bacterium ABcell3 DNA:
- the pheS gene encoding phenylalanine--tRNA ligase subunit alpha, protein MLDKISQLQKEAEAFDIKDEKSLEAFRLAFISKKGKLTSLFDELKSVPREQKKEVGMSLNKLKVYAKEKFDTATQEVQSKQGDKGEKSDQDLTLPSIPHALGSRHPLTIVKERIVEIFARMGFNLSEGPEIEDDWHNFTALNFPENHPAREMQDTFFIERKPDITLRTHTSSVQVRVMENQKPPIRTLSPGRVFRNEAISARAHCVFHQIEGLYIDEKVSFADLKQTLYYFVKEMFGKDIKVRFRPSFFPFTEPSAEMDITCLICKGKGCNICKQSGWVEIGGAGMVDPNVLQNCGIDPEKYSGFAFGMGIERITMLKYQIKDLRLFTENDVRFLRQFTHL, encoded by the coding sequence ATGCTTGATAAAATTTCTCAGTTGCAAAAAGAGGCTGAAGCTTTTGATATTAAAGATGAAAAATCACTCGAAGCGTTCCGTTTGGCCTTTATTAGTAAAAAGGGTAAACTAACTTCTTTGTTTGATGAATTAAAGAGCGTTCCCCGCGAGCAAAAAAAGGAAGTTGGCATGAGCTTAAACAAGCTTAAAGTTTATGCTAAAGAGAAGTTTGACACTGCCACCCAAGAGGTCCAGTCAAAGCAAGGGGATAAAGGCGAAAAAAGTGACCAAGACCTCACCTTGCCTTCCATTCCACATGCCTTAGGGTCACGCCACCCGCTCACCATTGTGAAGGAAAGAATTGTCGAAATATTTGCGCGCATGGGATTCAACCTTTCTGAAGGGCCCGAGATCGAAGATGACTGGCACAACTTTACAGCCCTTAACTTTCCTGAAAACCATCCTGCCAGAGAAATGCAGGACACCTTCTTTATAGAAAGAAAACCAGATATTACTTTAAGGACACATACGTCTTCTGTTCAGGTTAGGGTAATGGAAAACCAAAAACCTCCTATCAGGACATTGTCCCCGGGCAGGGTATTTAGAAACGAAGCTATTTCTGCCCGTGCCCATTGTGTGTTCCATCAAATAGAAGGTTTATATATTGATGAAAAAGTGAGCTTTGCTGACCTTAAGCAAACACTTTATTACTTTGTAAAAGAAATGTTCGGAAAGGATATTAAAGTCAGGTTCAGGCCTTCTTTCTTCCCTTTCACGGAACCGAGCGCTGAAATGGACATTACTTGCCTGATTTGCAAAGGCAAAGGGTGCAACATATGCAAGCAGTCTGGATGGGTGGAAATAGGAGGTGCAGGTATGGTAGACCCTAATGTGTTGCAAAACTGCGGTATAGACCCTGAAAAATACAGTGGCTTTGCTTTCGGTATGGGCATAGAAAGGATTACCATGCTAAAATACCAAATAAAGGACTTAAGGCTATTTACAGAGAATGACGTAAGGTTCTTGAGGCAGTTTACGCATTTATAA
- a CDS encoding MepB family protein encodes MTSVNALQDDLLTARELFYDKLNLSFGNLKIHSESTEYGACSFELRGRKVEHRVSKITPTKTGQFVATWKRNEDGATEPFSSLDPVDFMIITSKSETGIGQFIFPKSVLVEKGIISHQSNAGKRGLRVYPPWDTPTNKQAEKSQSWQTKYFVLINKEIAARQDFIESLF; translated from the coding sequence ATGACATCTGTTAATGCCCTTCAAGACGACCTGCTAACTGCTCGGGAGCTGTTTTATGACAAACTCAACTTGTCATTTGGTAACCTGAAGATCCATTCTGAAAGTACTGAGTATGGGGCTTGTTCTTTTGAACTAAGGGGGCGCAAAGTTGAGCATAGGGTTTCTAAAATTACACCTACAAAAACAGGCCAATTTGTTGCCACTTGGAAACGGAATGAAGATGGCGCAACCGAACCTTTTAGCAGTTTAGATCCTGTTGACTTTATGATAATAACCTCAAAGTCCGAGACAGGCATAGGGCAGTTTATTTTCCCCAAATCTGTTTTGGTTGAGAAAGGCATTATCTCACACCAAAGCAATGCAGGAAAGCGTGGGCTCAGGGTTTATCCACCTTGGGACACTCCTACAAATAAACAAGCAGAAAAAAGCCAAAGTTGGCAGACAAAATATTTTGTTTTGATCAATAAGGAAATTGCTGCTAGACAAGATTTTATAGAAAGTTTGTTTTGA
- a CDS encoding pyridoxal-phosphate dependent enzyme, with the protein MKTTDRILLSRIKYAVSEIDKAFLNSPQFLSGSLSDLLQCKMYLKDETQNPIGSFKGRGAELLVSGLGYNSELVCASAGNFGQALAYSCKKKGVKVTVFASINANSLKVKKMQSLGAKVILYGNDFDEAKSEAKAFAGKYNIGFVEDSLNIETVEGAGTIGLELLNLPSKIEYLLIALGNGALATGIAKVFKHYSPETKIIVVQARGAPAMIESWKKGEVVNLLGADTIADGIAVRLPIPEVVEDMRGLIDEGILVSDESIVEGIRVLNRYEGLRAEPSAAVGIAAILENPTLFSKKNVCSVICGGNLTEEQVQKWL; encoded by the coding sequence ATGAAAACGACAGACAGGATCTTGTTATCCAGAATAAAATATGCCGTCAGTGAAATCGACAAGGCGTTTTTAAATTCTCCACAGTTTCTTTCTGGGTCACTTTCTGATCTTTTACAGTGTAAAATGTATTTAAAAGACGAGACCCAAAACCCTATTGGTTCTTTCAAAGGCAGGGGAGCAGAGCTGTTGGTTTCAGGTTTGGGCTATAATTCAGAATTGGTTTGCGCAAGTGCCGGTAATTTCGGCCAAGCCCTAGCTTACTCATGCAAAAAAAAGGGCGTTAAGGTAACAGTATTTGCAAGTATAAATGCCAATAGTCTAAAGGTAAAAAAAATGCAATCTTTAGGGGCTAAGGTCATTTTATATGGAAATGATTTTGATGAGGCCAAGTCAGAAGCTAAGGCTTTTGCAGGAAAATATAATATTGGTTTTGTGGAAGATAGCCTTAATATTGAGACTGTAGAAGGCGCTGGGACTATTGGGCTAGAACTGCTGAATCTGCCAAGTAAAATAGAGTACTTGCTGATTGCGCTTGGGAATGGCGCACTAGCAACAGGAATAGCGAAAGTTTTCAAACATTATTCTCCAGAAACAAAAATAATTGTGGTTCAGGCTAGGGGAGCGCCAGCGATGATTGAATCTTGGAAGAAAGGTGAGGTGGTTAACTTGTTAGGTGCAGATACAATTGCAGATGGTATTGCCGTTCGGTTGCCTATTCCTGAAGTTGTTGAGGATATGAGAGGTTTGATTGACGAAGGTATATTGGTTAGCGACGAGAGTATTGTTGAGGGAATTAGGGTATTGAATAGGTATGAAGGATTGAGAGCAGAGCCATCGGCTGCAGTTGGAATAGCTGCCATATTAGAAAACCCTACTTTATTTAGTAAAAAGAATGTTTGCAGTGTGATATGTGGTGGGAATTTAACTGAAGAGCAGGTTCAAAAATGGCTTTGA
- a CDS encoding DUF3781 domain-containing protein, with protein sequence MKNYKKEVLINICYTKLVYGRISKKLSTSLSKDEIEKMILDVLGATDESQFQKRGKNIYITNYERSLRITVNSFTYRIITVDALNKRARLPT encoded by the coding sequence ATGAAAAATTATAAAAAAGAGGTTTTGATCAATATTTGCTACACTAAACTTGTGTACGGAAGGATCAGTAAAAAATTGAGTACCAGTTTGTCAAAAGACGAGATTGAAAAGATGATACTCGACGTGCTTGGTGCAACAGATGAGTCGCAGTTTCAGAAAAGAGGGAAAAACATTTATATCACCAACTACGAAAGAAGTTTGAGAATTACGGTTAACTCATTTACTTATAGAATTATTACGGTGGATGCGTTAAACAAAAGAGCACGATTGCCTACCTAA
- a CDS encoding DUF2185 domain-containing protein: protein MKAWELEDIELTAKENPESFFIPSKEERVTQKIGDEVRLHFIIKNPEENYPSTERMWVRVTKGKGLFSGYKGVLVNQPVYINGLNEGDEIHFKPKHIAQTIVKKDSPCWIDSAEKSALVSKKCFEYTGLVRFLYREKTDRDEDSGWRMFSGLEDDDYTNNPENIRILNICLIRILL from the coding sequence ATGAAAGCATGGGAATTAGAAGATATTGAATTAACAGCTAAAGAAAATCCTGAGTCATTTTTTATCCCGTCAAAAGAAGAAAGAGTTACTCAAAAAATAGGTGATGAGGTTAGACTTCATTTTATAATTAAAAATCCAGAGGAAAATTATCCAAGTACTGAAAGAATGTGGGTAAGGGTCACGAAAGGGAAGGGATTGTTTTCTGGTTATAAAGGAGTTCTTGTTAACCAGCCGGTTTATATAAATGGTCTAAATGAAGGAGATGAAATACATTTCAAGCCAAAGCACATTGCTCAAACTATAGTAAAAAAAGATAGCCCATGTTGGATAGATTCTGCCGAAAAAAGTGCACTAGTATCTAAAAAGTGTTTTGAATATACCGGATTAGTGCGTTTTTTATATAGAGAAAAAACTGATAGGGATGAAGATAGTGGATGGAGAATGTTTAGCGGATTGGAAGACGATGATTATACTAATAATCCTGAAAATATTAGAATATTAAATATATGCTTGATAAGGATCCTACTTTAA
- a CDS encoding DUF1569 domain-containing protein has product MIDIQNRQGLVHKLKGLKSDSDPVWGRMTAQHMVEHLAFAVMSSNGALDQKLYFPKEKAEQIKRAVIYTDNELPMGFKAPMLGDTLPKLVCSDLGAALKKLYLALDEFELYFLNNPDAKPVNLAMGELDREEWTRFHNKHFSHHFKQFRLL; this is encoded by the coding sequence ATGATAGATATTCAAAACCGACAGGGACTAGTGCATAAACTGAAGGGGTTAAAGTCAGACAGTGATCCTGTGTGGGGGCGTATGACCGCTCAGCACATGGTAGAGCATCTAGCATTTGCCGTGATGTCTTCTAATGGTGCGCTAGATCAGAAGTTATATTTTCCTAAAGAAAAAGCGGAGCAAATAAAACGTGCTGTAATATACACAGACAATGAGCTTCCTATGGGTTTTAAAGCTCCTATGCTTGGAGATACATTGCCTAAGCTGGTTTGCTCAGATCTTGGTGCCGCTTTAAAAAAGCTATATTTAGCGTTAGATGAATTTGAACTATACTTTTTGAACAATCCAGACGCAAAACCTGTAAACCTAGCAATGGGTGAACTGGACAGAGAGGAGTGGACAAGGTTTCATAACAAACATTTCTCACACCATTTTAAGCAGTTTCGCTTATTATAG
- a CDS encoding heme exporter protein CcmB, producing the protein MVREISAQIKKEIMLEWRQRYALNGMLLFAGSTVFICYLSIGVRAGDLSIFTWNALLWIIMLFTAVNAITKSFMQERQARNLYYYNLTSPRVIILSKIIYNVLLMIILAFTAYLFYSLVLGNPVEDLGMFLLVLLLGAMSFSGTLTLISGIASKSGNGSMLMAVLSFPVIIPVLVLLIRCSRNSIDGLERSLIYNDLMILVAINAMVVAVSYLLFPFIWKS; encoded by the coding sequence ATGGTCAGAGAAATTTCAGCTCAGATAAAAAAAGAGATAATGCTCGAATGGAGACAGCGTTACGCTCTAAACGGAATGCTGCTTTTTGCAGGCAGTACGGTCTTTATATGCTATTTGAGCATTGGGGTTCGGGCCGGTGATTTGTCTATTTTTACCTGGAATGCACTTCTTTGGATCATAATGCTTTTTACAGCGGTAAATGCCATTACGAAAAGCTTTATGCAAGAGCGACAAGCGAGAAATTTATATTATTATAATTTGACGAGCCCAAGGGTAATCATTCTATCTAAGATAATATATAATGTCTTGTTGATGATTATACTAGCTTTTACAGCTTACTTGTTTTACTCTTTGGTATTGGGCAATCCGGTAGAAGACTTGGGCATGTTTTTGCTTGTCCTTTTATTAGGGGCGATGTCTTTTTCTGGTACATTGACATTAATTTCAGGAATAGCATCTAAATCTGGGAACGGAAGCATGTTAATGGCTGTTCTTAGTTTTCCAGTGATAATACCCGTTTTGGTCTTATTGATAAGGTGCTCGCGCAACTCTATAGATGGCCTTGAAAGAAGTCTTATATATAATGACCTGATGATATTGGTAGCGATAAATGCAATGGTAGTGGCTGTCTCGTATTTGTTGTTCCCGTTTATCTGGAAAAGTTGA
- a CDS encoding DUF3575 domain-containing protein, with protein sequence MRRYLLVAGLVVCLINKGFAQEDNELFQDNDEEIEALEEEDVEELEDEEIEELDEEERQALEIPERRNTVKFNTLSPFVSSISGFYERGITTNMSAQIGLFYTGYSLTGSSWRGYGITPEFRYYLTSEETYNEGLYVAPFFRYQQLEVTRHIQEANISSLMNTFGGGVVGGYQFKIADRFALDAFLGPAIDIGTFRYEEGMENVEFDGGPFSGFNLRVGLSVGYSF encoded by the coding sequence ATGAGAAGATATTTGTTGGTAGCAGGGTTGGTAGTATGCTTAATTAACAAGGGATTTGCCCAAGAAGACAATGAACTGTTTCAAGATAACGACGAGGAAATAGAAGCGCTGGAAGAAGAAGACGTTGAAGAGCTTGAAGATGAAGAAATCGAAGAGCTAGACGAAGAGGAAAGGCAAGCGCTGGAAATACCAGAAAGACGAAACACTGTCAAATTCAATACATTAAGTCCATTTGTAAGTTCAATATCCGGGTTTTATGAAAGAGGGATTACTACAAATATGAGTGCCCAGATTGGCCTATTTTATACAGGCTACTCACTCACCGGCTCTAGCTGGAGAGGATATGGTATAACGCCAGAATTCAGGTACTATTTAACAAGCGAAGAAACATATAATGAAGGACTTTACGTAGCACCTTTCTTCAGATATCAGCAACTTGAAGTAACACGCCACATACAGGAAGCGAACATCAGCTCTTTGATGAACACCTTTGGCGGTGGTGTAGTTGGCGGATACCAGTTTAAAATTGCTGACAGGTTCGCTTTGGATGCTTTCTTAGGGCCGGCAATCGATATTGGAACTTTCAGGTATGAAGAAGGCATGGAAAACGTGGAGTTTGATGGAGGGCCTTTCTCCGGCTTTAACTTAAGGGTTGGCCTATCAGTAGGATACTCATTTTAG